The Triticum aestivum cultivar Chinese Spring unplaced genomic scaffold, IWGSC CS RefSeq v2.1 scaffold96462, whole genome shotgun sequence genome includes the window AGTTGAAGCAGAGGCGATGTTTGGCATCACTGTATTTTACAGTTCCAAAACAGACAGACAGAGTCAGGAATCGGCAGCAAAGCAAGTATACGTATATAGGAATCTCTACTTGGAACCTAGAGTAAGAAGCACGGCTAGAAGAGCCCAAGAATCAATTAATCCTGTGTTATTCTTTAACTGGAATGTACGTGCATCATCAACAGAGAGGTGTGAGCTCTAGACTTAATTGGTTGTGAGAATGGACTGGACTGTTCCAAATACGTGCATCATCATCAGTTCTGTGAAGCAAATCTACATATCATATTTCTAGAATGGGCACACCCAGTTGCTCACAAGTAGATTCAAACCCAACTTGTAATGCAATGATGTTTCTTGTACAGTATTACTATAGTTACCTAAATTCCCATGGGAATACTGACAGCAGAAACAGGGGagcgagaagtaagttaaattagAGCTAGCAGTTCCAAACAATCACTAAAAACAGCAGCAAAAGCAGGCACAGATGCCCGCCAGAGACATTCCCACGGGCAAAGCAAGCACCTTAAGCTCTCTCGCCACGGATCCTCGAAGAGACCCACCAGGTAGGCCTCTGCAGCCTCCTGAAGGGCCAGCACCGCATGGCTCTGGAAGCGGAGGTCAGTCTGCACAGACAGAACAGGATGGTGCTTTTAGTTTACTTGATTCATCATACTATAAGAGTTGACACAACAAGAGCATCACAATGTAGTGCACAAGTTGATTGATCACCTTGAAGTCCTCGGCAATCTCCCTATCAAGCCTCTGGAATGGAAGCTTCCTGATGAGCAGCTCCGTGCTCTTCTGGTACTTGCGGATCACACTGCAAAGTCAAGCACAAAATTTACTCATTTGAGAATACTTCAAAACAAAACTATAACACATGCTAGAATAGGTTGGAAGATTTTACACACCGAAGAGCAACAGTTCCAGGGCGGTAACGGTGAGGCTTCTTCACTCCTCCAGTTGTGGGAGCAGACTTACGGGCAGCCTGTCAAAAAGCAAAGTAGAGCACATGGTCAAATTAACAATAATACCATGATAGTCCATATACATCAGTAGGATATCTGGTCATAAGCTGGCAA containing:
- the LOC123176696 gene encoding histone H3.3-like, producing the protein MLKVLPMARIKQTACKSTGGKASRKQLATKAARKSAPTTGGVKKPHRYRPGTVALRVIRKYQKSTELLIRKLPFQRLDREIAEDFKTDLRFQSHAVLALQEAAEAYLVGLFEDPWRESLRACDVIRILATLNGFIPLDDLNHQDLRGSYF